The Bradysia coprophila strain Holo2 unplaced genomic scaffold, BU_Bcop_v1 contig_176, whole genome shotgun sequence DNA window aGCTTATTTTGGGTGAGTGTCGAAGAATTTCTACATGAGTTTTTTGTTCGGTAACTTTAATTTATTCACAACATTTGATAGCTCTACCATTTCGATTCAAATATCTACGTAATAAACACGGCACAGCAATGCCGCTTTTATTTTTGACCAGTAAGTAGACAATATTTCGAATATAAATACGACTGTAGCAACCAATAGTAGGCCAAAACACATTTCAATAATGCCAATCAATTGTGATAAGTTAAGCTTATGGGGAGTACTAACATCAGTAGTGTCGTAAAGGGTCGATAGTTTATAAGGTGCATTCCATTTTTCCGTCAATCCATTTTCGTTCATGTAGGTAATTTCGTCATCTAATGGATGTTTCAGGAAGGAGTTTTTGGCCAAGAACAACGAATGAGAACACGTTACAACTTTTAGCGTTTGTGGTCTTTcgaatattccattttcatAGCTTTTTTGTCTCGTCTCGTCAACCAGTGGTAACTCAAGGGTAACGTACCCTTCGTTTTCGGTAACGTACTCAAATTCCGAGTTCAATTTTGCGTCGACAAATTTCAGTCTAAAAAGTTTGTAATTTGATTAGTTGGACATCTGCTAGATATTATAGCAGAGATCTCGATATCCAATGTCCAAAGacttaaattttgaaactccAAATAACAGCAAGGGAACATCTATTAATTCCGTTCGcaaaggaaaattcaattgtttacACTAGAGTCCAAACCCCCCTGCTTCCTCCATACAGGAGGACGGAATTAATGGATCTCCCCAATTGGAAGCACTGGCAAATTGAAAGTTAAGATTTGCAATTGTaactttcgttaaaatttggGAATCATTGTAGAGACCTTCTCACATCACATCCCGAACAATAATCACTTACATTTTCTCCATTCGCTGGtcaaattcgagaaattcgtagtaattttctttaattaatttgattgtaATATTCCGTTCGATTAATTCGTCAATGCTACGCACACTCTCcttcattttattcattttaataaaagtaaatAGTTCGCCCTGgtacacagtttgtagaatGAAGCATACCAAAATCCatagaataagaaaaaatcgtGCAAAATTTGTTCTCGGTTCATACTCTACTCCGCCAGTTAGCAGCACACTTATTAGATTTAGATATGGTGAGACATTCTTCTCGCCAACTACAAATTCGTACGTAACTCTGTTAATTAGCTGTAGAATCTTTATCACCACAATCGCCGCCATTAGCACCACCAATATTAGTGTCCACATTGATAGTGTAAAAGGAAAGAAAAGCTTTTCAAAGGACGTGTACGGACTGGCATTcggtacaacaaaaattatgttatCAAATGAGTACGATTTGGTTGCACTCAATGCCTTCTTATCTGCTGGTGTAAAGACCAAAGCACCGACGGTGATATTGACATTTCTGTGAAAAACCTAAAAAATGACACTTTGTTTCATAAGAAAGATTGTTTTTAGCCccatacgaagtactgggggcttataagattaatatgccatt harbors:
- the LOC119075091 gene encoding uncharacterized protein LOC119075091, which produces MKISVLVTVTLVTANIQIEIEKEDNFALAVTTIISDFYVKESNTIAITQCSTSRLDITQSVILGDILASLDTNIAITWTINDDGYLNRSVDFINNLILIDSYESWRLILNNIVPKSLDYFGYYTVVVTQFYKDHTTIVNNILHECWKNDILNVNILTYEPTDAEVDLILYTYFPFTPSHCGNVVPVIWNRFRNGRFVDPNNESFPMKTEDLHQCPISILVNLIKPLISVEKTYPNDTYDFEGIEYNVLQTLSERINFKPVFSIHWDDNVGMVYENGTVSEALGEVFHRNVNITVGALVFTPADKKALSATKSYSFDNIIFVVPNASPYTSFEKLFFPFTLSMWTLILVVLMAAIVVIKILQLINRVTYEFVVGEKNVSPYLNLISVLLTGGVEYEPRTNFARFFLILWILVCFILQTVYQGELFTFIKMNKMKESVRSIDELIERNITIKLIKENYYEFLEFDQRMEKILKFVDAKLNSEFEYVTENEGYVTLELPLVDETRQKSYENGIFERPQTLKVVTCSHSLFLAKNSFLKHPLDDEITYMNENGLTEKWNAPYKLSTLYDTTDVSTPHKLNLSQLIGIIEMCFGLLLVATVVFIFEILSTYWSKIKAALLCRVYYVDI